gatttatatttgtttataaaaaagTTTAAGCCGACTCAAAAGCCCCCGAATAGCCATTTATTGcctttatattttagtttattactACTACCACCGGGCTCTGCCTCATATTAATCTCATTTCAACAGCAGCGACAAGTCATATCGAATCTCAGTCCACGAACCGCACCTACCAGGTACCGCCGGAATATTCACACATCTCTCccagagagattgagagagagagcgagagagagcaGAGAGATAGGGAGAGATTTACATAGTCTTAATATTTTCGCATCTGTTTACACATACAGGTAGAATATACACACATCTCTACACaaagcgagagagagagattttcaCGTAGTCGGAGTGTAATCGCTTATGTTAAAACTTTCGTTTAATTAGTGTAGAATTTGTTTCAGATTTTgaattagagagagagagagagagagagagagagagacgtaTTCGTAGTAATTACGCATCTGTTAAAACATAGATTTGATTAGTATTgaatttgtttttgattttgttaacCATAGATTCTTGATAATTGTCGTGTCTGTTTTAATTAGGGTTTGTCTGTACAGATATGTGGGGAATTGTGTCACGAACTGCTGTTAATAGAGGCTTTTCTGTTTCGGTGAGCTATTCTGTTCATAGATCTtaattgttttataatttttttggttaTTTCTTTTTGTGTGTTCTTTTAATTCTATtgaatattgattgatgtttTTGTTGTTGGTGATGCAGAAGAGTCAGTTTCGATGTCTGGTTCAGGGGGCCAGGAATTTCTCGTCTAAAGAGGTATATATCAAGTTTAATGTCACACGACTATATTTAGGAAAACATCAGAAATGTTGTAGCTCTTACATGCTTAAGTTCATGGGTATAGCAGCTTTAGAAAGGTGTGAATTGAATGAAATGTTGACACATATTGGTTTTTAGccattatatgttataatagtTGTTTTCCTTGATTGAGTAATGGGTATGTGAATTAAGCTGCTACCGTAGTTTGTCCTGTAGTTTGTCGTGTTGTGATGTATGCATATTAATCTATTATAAACCAAGGAGTTAGATTGTATACCGATAGAAGTTTCTCTCGCTATATGTTAATCTACCCCTCTATGGGTTCTGTATAGAAGATATATTTTCCTTGGTGTACATGAATTATATGTCAGGTCACGGACTTGCAATGGAGTGATACTTCCATACTTTTTTTAGATATTATATTGATTGACTTGGTAGTGGTGATTATTTACAGATGACTGTACGTGATGCTCTGAATTCTGCACTTGATGAGGAAATGTCTGCCGACCCTAAAGTCTTTATAATGGGGGAAGAGGTACAGTACTTATTATGTGAACAAAGGTGTCTCTTGTTATTAATTAGTTTCCTTTAGCTTCTTGGCATGCCTCACATACTGTTGCTATTGGATACAGGTTGGTGAATATCAAGGTGCATACAAGGTTGGAAGCAATTAAAACTCAACGTGATATTGCATCATGCTCTCAATTAGTGTAGTTTTCTAATTTTTGCCTTTACTTGTGTTATATAGATTACCAAAGGGCTTCTAGACAAATACGGCCCTGAAAGGGTTATTGACACTCCTATCACTGAGGTTGCTGCTAAATCTTTACTTCCTATATAAGCTCAGTTTCTTTTATTTCACTGCTTGTACAGTATGATCTGTCGCCAAATCTTGACATGACTTTTTCgtgtctttcttcttttcttttatgtttttgaccatttaatattatttctgTAGGCTGGCTTTACTGGAATTGCAGTTGGTGCTGCTTACCATAGTTTGAAGCCCGTCGTAGAATTCATGACGTTTAATTTTTCAATGCAGGTCAGGGATCTACTTCCGTGTCATTTCAATTTCAATGTCTAATAATGCATCAAAAATTTCTTCAGTGTATTGGTCActatattatattctatatatgaACACGCTTATATCATTGTCTTGTTATGTCCAACATTTTTATATGGCTTGGATTTATATATTCAACATTGTTCACTGATACCTAGGCATCTTTAACTTCAAGTATTCATTTCTTTGTTTGAAATTCTTGTATCTTGCCTTCTATTAAATTGTTGGCATATTTATCAACTGTAGTAGGGCAGTCTCTTCTTTTATTAAAGGTGCACCTCACTTACCCAAGATAACTCTGTCCATGCTGCTATAGCATGTGTGGTTCGCTTTCTTAATGTGAACAATTTATATGTGTGTCAACTGCTTGCAGCTAAGATAATAATGATTAGTATGTAAAGTCAGGTTCTTAACTCAACCCACTTGTATATACTTATCATACAAGAATATTATAGAGCTATAGAATAGTCAGTAATGctctattttgttatttttatgaATGCATGTATGGACACTTATTCTAGGCAACATTTTCAGGCAATTGACCACATCATAAATTCAGCTGCCAAATCAAACTACATGTCTGCTGGTCAAATTTCGGTACCTATTGTTTTCAGAGGACCAAATGGTGCTGCAGCAGGAGTTGGGGCCCAACATTCTCAGGTGTGACTTCCgtttttttgaatttcttttAAGTTCTTAATTACAAGGACAATAGTTCCGGAATATAGGGGAAGTGTGAGACATGCTCCAGAAGACATGACCCTGAAATGCAGTTGCAATTTTTTCATCCTTGATGAGATAGATCTCTAATCATGAACTTTATGTATTACTAGGAGAATGACATATgacatattttaataaatatatatagtttgcCATCAATGATGCGATAACTTTCGTAGAGCATTATTAGCTTTCTTACATCACAAATGATCCACAGTATTGTAGTCTAACTTCTGATTTTTTTCAGTGCTATGCAGCTTGGTTTGGTGCATGTCCAGGGTTGAAGGTGCTTGCACCGTACTCTTCAGAAGATGCTCGAGGCTTGTTGAAAGCTGCTATAAGGGACCCAGACCCTGTTGTTTTCCTAGAGAATGAGTTGCTGTTAGTATTTCTTCTAAATTTCTATGTGATAGGTCATGTGGGTATAGAAAATTTATCGACTTTAGTTCTGTGATGCAGATATGGCGAGTCATTTCCTGTTTCTGCGGAAGCTCTTGATTCTAGTTTCTGTCTTCCAATAGGGAAAGCCAAGGTGATTTTCTTGATGTTACTCTTcttaatatactccctccgtccctttttagttgtcacatttggttttgtgccggtcaaattgaccaaagtttgattgaaatttattaatatattattaattgataaaataaaaaaaattgtaaccggaaataaattttaatctactttcagatgtaattttcagttttttaatataatgaaaaagtgatttataatctttagtcaaaaattagtcaatttgaccaacaaaaatagatatatgacaactaaaaagggacggagggagtaatttttaagTAATCGTCTTTACTGGTTTATCTTGCTGGCGTACAGTATATGATTAGGAAGGGCAAAGTGAACTTATTACCGAATTGACCAAAAACTAGCAGTTACCTGGCCATTAGTCGGTCACTATTGTATGTGGATGTAAATGACAACAAAGCATCTGATCTCATCTGCCCTTCAAATGTTAATGACAAATTAAGATAGCTGAAGGAATTAAGTGGAAAAATAGTGATATGGGTTTTATTGATGAAAAATCGAAGGACTTGAAATATATAGCGTAAAGAGAAAGTAAACTAGAAGATAAAAATGAAGAAGCAAATCATCCTATCGATGTCTTCTTGGTTGACGACCGCCATTCATTGAAGAAATCTTCTTCTTTGATATATGATGCACTGTAATTGTACCTTTTCCACTCAAGAACCAAATGGGAGGTACTCgtaaactctctctctctctctttttttttttaaattttaaaatctgatcTACAATGAGAGTTTGGTTACGGTGGATAGAAGTTAGCTGTGAGCTCCTCTGGATGACATATTTGTAACACATCTTTTctctatttatatattataacgaCCTAAACAGCTGGCAGctgttaataatttatatacttgTCTGTCATTAAAGTTTGTTTAGTGACCGAAGTGTTAGTGTTGGGACAATTTAGTCACCGAAGTACTCATTTGCTTTATTGGGAAAGTCAAGATTCTGAATATTGAATTTTAATGTAATGATGCCCAAAAAGTCGGTGAATGTGAAGGAAGTAGAGATTTGCTTACACTCTCATAAATTGAatcatgataattttttttgccaatCTATAAGCACTGGGTTAGTTCTAGGATCTTTGTCATCTGTATGTTGCATAAGATTTAAAGGCTGTTCAAGCTCTTGTTTTCCTAGAATCGCAACAGTATCATAGGTACTATTTGGACTTGGTGATTTCAAATTGatatttcatttctttttgattttattatttatcatcaTAAGCTCTTGTTTTTGCTGGTGTATCAATGCTTTTCAGGGTACACactcatttaattttttgtttttgttttactCTTGTCTTAAATATTTACAGATAGAGCGTGAAGGAAAGGACGTCACAATTGTTACTTTCTCAAAAATGGTTGGGTTTGCTCTTAAGGTAAGTCGACATCTTACTGAGCAGTTTTATATTCAACATTTGAGCTGCTTTTCCCTTTTCCTTTTCTAGGAAGTATGCAGCATGTTACTTGCTTTGTTCGTGGTTAATTAAATACGTAATGTAGAAGTATTGCGACCTTGAggtttcacacacacacacacacacatgtgtgtgtgtgtgtgtgtgtgtttgttgtGGGGGATTAatgctatatataaacaaaaaattcagACTAGAACAACAGCACTTCTGATGATGAAGTGTAAAATTCATAGTTATTGCATCGTTGAATTAGCTTCTAATAAAGTAATAGACCATTTTAGGTTCTGGCTGAACTTGACTAGCTGGGTGTTTGACCCATGTCTTTATCCAAAATTGATGATAGCCTTTTTCTTAAAGCGGACATGAATTGATTAGAATATACCTGTTGCGTGACAGTGTAACAAGTTCGATTTCTGCAAGCATTCAAGGTTACAGATGGTACTTTTAATGCTCTAAGAATGCAACATACTTGTATGTGTTTGCATTAAAAGAAtattaacaatatatatgaaaCAGCAAGGTTTATGCTTTTAATTCCATATATTTGTGGTCCACCATTCTGACCATTTTTGTTGTGTATTCTGTTGTGATTTTGAGAAAGAAAAGTTAATATCTTCGATTGCATTAATTTACTATTTCTCCTCTTAACCTCCAAGTGTTAATTTTGGTAATTTTGATTTGAAATACTGGTTACAGGCTGCCGAGATTCTCGAAAAAGAGGGAATCAGTGCCGAGGTAACTTCAATTTCTCTAGAATGCATGTTCATACTTTAGAGCTCCATAACAAGGGATGTGTTCTCTAAATGCAGATTATAAATTTGCGGTCCATCCGCCCCCTTGATAGAGCGACAATCAATAGTTCTGTCAGGAAAACCAACAGACTGGTAACTGTTGAAGAAGGATTTCCGCAGCACGGTGTTGGCGCTGAGATCTGGTTAGCTTCTTTCAAAGGCACTTGGTTCATTCTCAGAAATGTCTCTTTCTTACATCAGTgacatcatttttctttttgctgTTCTTAACAGCGCATCAGTGGTAGAAGAAAGCTTCGAGTATTTGGATGCACCTGTTGAGAGGATTGCAGGCGCTGATGTCTGCATGCCATATGCTGCAAATCTGGAGAGGTTGGCTGTCCCACAGGTTTGCATTTCTGATCACTCTTCTGGTTCTTTGGATAATTCACAAGAAAATAGATATTCTTTGAAAGATAGGAGACACAAATGTTATGGACGATatgtattttttgtttaaattttgttgtTCCATAGCTAGTGCTTAGCTTGAgtaataatctttaattaattttgggACTTATCGGACCGACTTTGCAGATTGAGGATATAGTACGTGCAGCAAAGAGGATATGCTTCAGATCAACCTCAATGGCTGCAACTGGCTAGAATGATCGGAAAGCTGAGGAattgcaatttttttaatactataaacTTGTGAATCCAATGGTATCATCTTTTTGGCTTTTAATTTTGTAATCGTTCCCTGCATATACACGGATGGCCCTACAAGACATCTGGATTATCCATGAATTTTTACAGATGAGCCGTGAAATAAAAAGGTTTCAGAAAGTCTTTTTGGTATGAAACACTAGATTTTTAAGCGTTTTTCAGAAGATTAATGGATGTGGCTAAATGCTTTCAGTTTGTACTGTTTCTATCACCCAttgcctcttttttttttttttttgtcaggaccCATTGTCTCTTTTATAATATTGCAAGATGACCGTTTTTCATGCCAGAAAattgcaaaaaagaaaaagaaaagaagaacaTTAACTGTAGAATGTCCTCTTGGGTGATTAAAGATGATGGGTTATAATTTAGAAGCAACAAgtaattttttatgttaaacTATTAATTATAGCTTCGTATATGTTATATAGTTTGTTTCAAGTATAAAACAAACCGGGTATTGTCAAATTATTATTCTAAAAACCAAGTGATATGcactttttttgaataaaaaaaaaggtgatatgcactttgttttgattttaattttttcatgaagatgta
This genomic window from Daucus carota subsp. sativus chromosome 7, DH1 v3.0, whole genome shotgun sequence contains:
- the LOC108196793 gene encoding pyruvate dehydrogenase E1 component subunit beta-1, mitochondrial, whose translation is MWGIVSRTAVNRGFSVSKSQFRCLVQGARNFSSKEMTVRDALNSALDEEMSADPKVFIMGEEVGEYQGAYKITKGLLDKYGPERVIDTPITEAGFTGIAVGAAYHSLKPVVEFMTFNFSMQAIDHIINSAAKSNYMSAGQISVPIVFRGPNGAAAGVGAQHSQCYAAWFGACPGLKVLAPYSSEDARGLLKAAIRDPDPVVFLENELLYGESFPVSAEALDSSFCLPIGKAKIEREGKDVTIVTFSKMVGFALKAAEILEKEGISAEIINLRSIRPLDRATINSSVRKTNRLVTVEEGFPQHGVGAEICASVVEESFEYLDAPVERIAGADVCMPYAANLERLAVPQIEDIVRAAKRICFRSTSMAATG